The following nucleotide sequence is from Solidesulfovibrio carbinolicus.
AAGTCGCCCCAGGCCGGATAGAGCACGTAGTCGTTGGCCGTGTCCACCCGGGCCAGGGCGGAGAGCAGCCCGGCGGCGAAATAGCCGCAACCGGCCTTGCCTGAGCCGGTCTGGGAGACGTCGAAGCCGATCCTCATGCCGGGCCGCCTCCGGGGCGAATAAGGCCCCGCGTCAGCCAGGATGCGGTGGTGCGCCACAACCCCGGCGAGATCGAGCGGTTCCAGCGCCAGGACGCCCCCAGCGAAGCCAGAGCCACGGCCGGGGTAAAGAGCCGGCTGCCCGTTAAACCCCACTGCTCTTCCACCAGGACATGGGCGTAGTTGCACAGCCAGCGGTCCGGGGTCGTGCCGAAGGTGTGGCGCAGCATGTCGTTGATTTCGGCGTGGACTTGCAGCCGTGCCCCGGAGGTCTTGGTCTGGGGGTAGAACCGCGAGCCGGCCAGTTTGCGCGGCAGATAACGGAAGACCGCCCCGCCCTTGGCCAGGCGCAGCCAGAATTCGTAGTCCAGGGTATACTGCCAGCGCAGGTCCAGCGCGCCGAAGCGCTCCACGGCCCGGCGGCGCACGAAGGCGGCCGGCTGGCAGATGAGGCAGCGCTCCTTGAGCCGTTCCAAATCGAAAGGCTCCACCGGGTAGGCCTCTATGAAGGCGTCGTTGACATCGATATGATCACCGTCGCCGTAAACCACATCCACATCAGGATGTTCTTCAAATACCTCAAGCACTGCTTGAAGCGCTCCGGGCATGTACACATCGTCGGAATTGAGCCAGGCGATGACCTCGCCGGTTGTCGCGGCGATGCCCTTGTTGACGGCGTCGGGCTGGCCCTTGTCGCGCTCCGACCGGAAGGTCAGGCGGTCGCCGTAGCTTTCCAGCACGGCCACGGTCTCGTCGGTGCTGCCGCCGTCCATGACCACGTATTCAAGGTCGGCCACGCCCTGGGACAGCACGCTGTCGATGGTGCGGCCGATGAACTGCCCCTGGTTGTAGGAGGGGGTGACGGCGGCGACGCTAAGCCTGGCCATGGGAACCTCCAGCGTAGCGCAAGTCCACGTCGCGCGCGCCGTCGGTCAGGCGCAGCTCCTCGCAGCGCGCCGACAGCCGCCGGCGGTCCGCGCCCGGTCCCTGGCCCTCGCCCCGGCGCGCGCCGTCGAAGAGAAACTCCACGCAGCCGCCGGCCGGCGGCAGATCCAGCGAAAACGCCGCCCGGCCGCCGGGTTTGAGCGTTTGCGCCTTGCCCACCGCCCGGCCGGCCACCAGGGCCGTCACCGTCACCCGGGCCGACGGGGCCTCGGCCGGCAAGGCGAACGTCGCCCGCAGCCACTGGCGATGGGCTGCCGGGCCATAGGCCGCGAAAAGGCGCGTGCCGCACCAGCCGTCGGCCCACAGCCCGCGCACGGCCGTGCTCTGGGACACCGGCCGGGCCAGCACCTCCTCGAAAACATCCAGGTACTTTCGGGCCATGTCCTCGGGGCCGCCAAAGGCGGCCAGCCGCTCCCGGCCCTTGGCCACAAGCCCCTCGGCCAGCCCGGGTTCGTCCAGAAGCCGGGCCAGGGCGGCGGCCATGGTGTCGGGCCGCTTGGGATCGAAATACAGCGCCGCCTCGCCTCCGACCTCGGGCAGGCTGGTCACGTCGGAACAGACAATGGGCGTGCCCACGGCCATGGCCTCGACCAGCGGCATCCCAAAGCCCTCGAAGAGCGAGGGGAAAACCAAGGCCGCCGCGCCGGTCATAAGCGCTGAAAGCTCCTCGTCGGACACGTAACCGGCAAAAGTCACCCGCTCGGCCAATCCCAGGCGCGCCGCCGCTTGGCCGAGTTCGGCCCGAAGCCCGGTGTCGGCCCCGGTCAAGACCAACCGGACGTCGTCGGTACGTCCGGCGGCCAACATGCCGAAAGCGGTCAGCAACATGCGGTGGTTTTTATGCGGCCAGTAATTGGCCGGATAGAGGAAATAGCGAGCGTCGCCCAGGCCCAGACGCGCCCGGGCGGCCGCCACGGCCTCGGGGGCGGCGCGCGAAAGCCGGCGCGGCAGGGAGATAGGCACCGTGGCCGTGCGCCCGGGCGGCACATTGCCCTGGGCCAACACGGACTGGCGGGTGAATTCCGAGATGCACACCAGCCGCTCGGCCAGCCGGGCGGCGGTGAGAAAGGTCCGCTCCCGCCCGGCTTCGTCGTCGGGCGCAAAAAACTGCGGATAGGCGGCGTACTGCAGGTCGTAGACCACGGACACGGCCGGCACGTCGGGATGGTGGAAATAGGGCATGGTAAACGGGCAAAAATACAGGTCAACAGGCTGGCCGCGCCAGTGGGACAGGCCGCGCAGCCGCCCGAGCGTCGAGGCCCGGACCCGTTCGACGTTTGGCGCGTCGAGGTGGGCCAGCTCCTCATGGGCAGCGTCGGCGGTCAGGCACACGAAACGCCAGTCCGGCCGCATGTCGCGCAGAGCGTGGAGCAGCAGGATGGTCATGAGCTTGGCCCCGCCGTTGTCGCCCCCGGGCAACACCGGGGTGAGATCGACCAGCACGAGCGCCTTGTCCGTGGCCTTGGCGGCCGGGGCGGCCCGGCGGCCGCGCTCCTTGAGCACGTATTTGACGGCCTTGTTCCAGAACCAGGCCACCCGGCCGACTCGCAACAGCGCCTTGTTGACGAGCTGTGGCAGCCGCCCCTCGGACACCCAGCCCGAGGCCATCTCGCGCACTACGCCTTCCAGGCCGCCGATGACCGGAGCCTCGCCGCCGCACAGCCGATCCGCCTCGGCCTCGGCCGCCTCGGCCCGACGGACCAGATCGAGCATGGCCAGGGTCAGCCGGCCGTCCGGCCGGGCGCACAGGGCATTTTCAAATGCCGCGTCGTCGTGGTCGGCCAGGGTTTCCTTGCCGGCCAGAAACAGCATGTCATAGGGAAATAGCGCGGCCCCGAAACGCAGATGCGGCAACCCGGCGGCCGTGAAAAGCGCCCGCGCCGCTGACTGGCTGAAAAGATAGAGGTGCTCGGCCGGCAGCAACATGCGCGTAAACGGATCGGCTTCGGCCAAAAGCCGCTCGTGGCTGGCCCCGGCCGGAAAACGCGGGGTCTGCACCAGCACCACCCCGCCCGGGGCGAGCAGCTCGGCCACACGCCGCAGCAGACCAACGGGATCGGGCAGATGCTCCAGCACGTCCATGAGGACCACGGCGGAAAGGCTCCCCGGAGCAATGGCCTGCTCCTCCAGCGGGCCGGCCAGGACTTCTATGCCGAAGGTCTCCCCGGCCAACCGGGCCACCGAACCGTCCAGCTCCAGCCCCCTGGCCCGAAACCCGGCCCGCGACAACAGCGCCGTGAAGCCGCCGTGGGCACAACCCAGCTCCAACGTCTCGCCCGGCGGCAGACAGGCCGAAAGCAGAAACTTGAGCCAGCCCAGGCAGCGCTCGGGCAAATCGCGCCGGGCCCGGACCTCAATGGACGGCTGGCCCAGGTCGGCCACCTGATGGTCGTACCAGTAGTCCCGGCCGTAGCGCTCGCCGTCCTCGACCCGCGACACCAAGGTGCCGCAGCCCGGGCACAGCATGTACTCGGCCCCAAACGGCTCCAACCCGCCCATCCCGCACCAACACTGCCGCATATGAAAACTCCCAAACTGGGGGAGGAAACCCCTTTTTGAAAAAAGGGGTTTCCTCCCCCAGACCCCCACCTTCCCCCAAAACTTTCCAAAGGGGGTGGGTTAACTATTGTCCGTGTTCGCTGGTCCCGTCGCGCTGGGGAATTACGGGGCGGCCTCGCCGCCATACAGGCGCAGGGTCGCCTGGCCGGGCAGATTGGCCACGCCGTGATGGGTGAGCTGCACGGGCGTGGTGTCGCGGCTGCGAAACGTCACCAGGAAATCCCCGGCCCGGGTCACGATGGAGATGACCGTGGCCCGGCTCTCCAGTTCTTCGTGGGGCAGGCTGGCCCGGCGCTCGAAATCGCTCACGGACAGGGCCGAAAAGCCGAGATTGAAGGTGTACTCGCCCGGCGCCAGATCGAGCTTAAGATCGAAACGCGCCCGCAGCGCCGTGCCGGCCGGCGTGGCCAGGGCATGGTCGCAGTCGAATTGCAGGGTGTTCTTGCCAAAGACAATGACGCGCTTGTCGTTTATGAGCTCCACCCCGGCCACGGCCACTTCCAGGTCGTGGCGCACGGCGTAGCGGCAAAAAATCGAGACCGTCTCGCCCTGCTCGAAGCTGCGGCAAGGCCGGCCCGAGGCGTCGCACACGGCCACATGGGTGCAACCGGCCCAATCGTTTTCGGCCACCGCCGCGCCGGAGAGGTCCAGGAAGGCCTCCTCGGCCGGCCAGCCGTCGCCGTCGGGGCCTTCGGACGGCAGATTGAGATCCCGGGCCGTCTGGCCCAGGGACGTCGGCACGTAGTCGCCGCCGCCGACCATGTAGCGCTTGACCGCCGCCGCCGCGTCGCCCAGATAGCCCACCCGCCCGTGTTCGAGGAGCAGTCCCCGGCGGCAGAACTGGGCCACGTCGTTCATGGCGTGGGAAACCAGCACCACCACCGTGCCCCGGGAAAGAAGCCCTTCCAGGCGCTTGTAGCACTTCTGGCGGAAAAAGACGTCGCCCACGGCCAAGGCCTCGTCGATGATAAGGACGTCCGGGGTGAGGCTCGTGGTCACGGCAAAGGCCAGGCGCAAGAACATGCCGCTGGAATAGGTGCGCACCGGCTGGTCGAAATGCGGCCCGATGTCCGCAAAGGCCGCGATGTCGTCCATGCGGGCCAGGGCCTCGGCCCGGGGGATGCCCAGCACGGCGGCGTTGACGAAAACGTTTTGCCGGCCGGTGAATTCCGGCTTGAAGCCCGACCCCAGTTCCAACAGCGCCGTGGTGCGCTCAGGCAGGATGGCCTCGCCGCCGGTAGGCTCCAGTACGCCGGCCAAAATTTGCAGCAGGGTCGATTTGCCGGCCCCGTTCTTGCCGATAATGCCGAAGGATTCGCCGGGCGAGACGGTAAACGACACGTCGCGAAGGGCCCAATGCTCGCGGTAGAGCTTTTTGCCGCCGGGCACGAGCATCTGGCGCAGCCGGTCCTGGGGCCGGGCGTAGAGTTCGTACATCTTGGAGACGTTTCGTACGTCGATGACCGGGGTCTCAGACGACATCGGCAAAAAGCCTCTTCACATTGGTAAAAAAGGAGTACCCGGCCAGCATGACCACGGCGCAAATGACGGTGGTCAGCCCCAGGGCCGGCCAGTCCGGCATCTGACCATAAATGATGGTCCGGCGCAGGTGGTCCACCACGGGATACAGCGGATTAAGCGCCAAAAGGCCCCGGTACGGCTCGGGCACGGCCGAGAGCGGATAGAGGATGGGGGTGGCGAAAAAAAGGAGCTGCACGGCCACGCCAATGATGTTGCCCAGGTCCTTGAGAAACACCCCCACCGGGGCCAGCAGCCAGCACAGCCCCAGGGTCAGCATGGCCAGGGGGATGTAGGCCAGGGGGGCCAGCAGCGCGGTCGGGTGCAGGCTTCCGGTGGTGACGAGTACTCCCAGGACCACCAGGGACAAGGCGGCCAGGGATTCCAGGCAGGCGGCCAACACCAGCCCCACGGGCAGGATCTCCAGGGGAAACTGGACTTTTTTAATGAAATTGACGTTTTCCGAAAGAAGTCTGGGCGCGCGGTTCACGCTGCCCGAAAAGACCTCGAAGGCCGTCAGCCCGGCGAACAGGATCAGGGCGTAGCCGGCCACGCCCCCGTCGGCCCCGGCCCAGGAGGGCTTGAAGACCACTGAAAAGACAAATGTATAGACAGCCAGCGTCACCAAGGGCGAAACAAGGCTCCACAACGCCCCGAGCTGGGCGCCATGGTAGCGCGAGGCGAACTCGATGCGGGTGAAGGCGGCCAACAGCTCGCGGCGACGCCAAAAGGCCCGGGCAAAGGCCACGGGACCGAGGTTCGCGGCAAGGCCGGCCCACAAGGAGCCGCCCCGGGGCCGCCGCACGACCATGACCTTGGATTGCGTACGCATGGAGCCGGTTGCATATTCGATGGAATTGACGCATGTCAACGCATCCGACGCGCCCCGCAACCTCCCAAGCCAAGCGATCCTTCATGCGCATCACCATTGACGCCAGTTCCTTGTCCTATCCCAAACGCACCGGCATCGGCCGCTGCCTGGAATCCATCCTGCCCCATCTGGCGTCCCTGGCCCAGGCGCGCGGCGACAGCCTCACCCTGGTATCGGGCCAGCCCGTGGTCAACGCCGCCGCCCTGGCCCTGCTTGAGGCCGGTGCCATTCAGGCCGCCACGGTCAAGGTTCCCTCGCTCTACGCCTGGCAGCAGGCCGGTATGGCCTGGCAGGCCAAGGAAGTCGGCAGCGACGTGCACTACGCCCCGGACGGGCTGCTGCCCATCGGGTTCACGGGCCGCAGCCTTGGCGTCATAAACGACGTCCTGTGGAAGCGCATCCCCGAGACCCTGCCGCGCCACATCCGCTGGGTGTTCGCCCTGCGCCAGCGGGCGAGCCTGGAAAGCCTCACCATCCCGCTTTCGCTTTCGGCCTTCACCCGGGCCGAGGCCCTGGCCCTGTACGGCGAGGGGGCGGCCCGCATCCGCCCGACGAGCCTGTGCGCCGTGGACCACCACCGCTTCCGCCCGATCCGGCCCGATGACGGCGGTGAGGCCGCTGCCCTGGCCGATTTCCGCGCCCGCCACGGCCTGCCTGAGGCCTTTTTCCTGTGCGTGGGCAACCTCATGGCCCACAAAAATCTCGCCGTGGCCCTGCGGGCCATGGCCCGGCTCCCCGAGGACGCCGTCCTGGCCGTGGTCGGCCATGGCGACCCGGGGGCGCTTTCCGTGGCCGCCCTAGCCGCCGGGCTGGGCCCGGGCCGGGTGCGCTGCCTGGGCTATCTACCCGACGACGACCTGCCGCTCGTCTACCGGGCCGCCGCCGCTTTCGTCTTTCCCTCGCGCTACGAGGGGTTCGGGCTGCCGCTGCTCGAAGCCATGGCCAGCGGCACGCCCGTGGCCTACGCCAAGGCCGCCTCCCTGCCCGAAGCGGCCGGCACGGCCGGCCTGCCCTTTGCCCCGGACGACGACGCCGCCCTGGCCGCCGTCCTGGCCCGGCTGACGGCCGAGCCTGGCCTTGGCCGGGAACAGATCGCCCTGGGCCTGGCCCGTGCCGCCACGTTCTCCTGGCAGGACTGCGCCCAAAACGTCTTCGACGCCCTCATCGAGGCGGCCGGGGAAAGCGACAAGCGGCCCAAGATCACCATCGTCACCCCGTCGTTCAATCAGGCCGCCTACCTGGAACAGACCCTGACTTCCGTGGCCGGCCAGCAAAACGCGGCCGTGGAGCACATCGTCCTTGACGGCGGCTCCAGCGACGCCACGCCCGACATCTTGCTGGCCTGGGACGGCCGGCTGGCGTTCTCGCGCTCGGCCAAGGACGACGGCCAGACCGCCGCCCTGGCAGAAGGTTTCGCCATGGCCACGGGCGAAGTCCTGGGCTGGCTCAATTCCGACGACTGGCTGTGGTCCGACGACGCGCTTAACGCCGTGGCCGAGGCCTTCGCCAAGCACCCCGACGCGGTCATGGTCACTGGCGACACGGTGCTGACCGACGCCGACGGCAAACCCGTCATGATCGACATGGTGCTGCCCTCCTCGCGCCAGATGCGCTACACCATGGCCGTGCCCCAGCAATCGACCTTTTTCCGCAAATCCGCCTACGAGGCGGCCGGCGGCATGGACACCGCCTTTGCCTACTGCATGGACTTCGATCTGTTCGAGCGGATAAGCCGTCAAGGCCGCATCGTGCGCCTGCCCAAGGTGCTGGCCGCCTTCCGCCTGCACCCCTCGGCCAAGACCGCCACCTGGCAGGAGGTCTTTCGCCGCGACCTGGCCGCCTGCCAGCATCGCCACGGCTCCGGACTCCTGCATGAGATCATGATCAAGCTCGTGTCCCTGGAAGTGCGCCTGGGCTCGGTCCTGGCCCAGCTTGGGGCCATCGTCAAAGGCCGGCGGCTGCCCAGCCACGTCAACTGCCGCCTGGAACCCCTGCGCGCCTATGCCCGCAAAAAGCACGGCCTGGCCGGATAGCCCATGCGCATCGCCGTCAACGCCCGCACCCTTGCCTATGCCTCCGGCGGCCCCAAGGAATACCTCCTCAGCCTCATGCGGGCCATGCTCGACCTCCGCGCCGGCCACGACTTCACGCTGTTTTACTCCGACGCCAAGGACGTGGGCACATTCCCCG
It contains:
- a CDS encoding glycosyltransferase; translation: MRITIDASSLSYPKRTGIGRCLESILPHLASLAQARGDSLTLVSGQPVVNAAALALLEAGAIQAATVKVPSLYAWQQAGMAWQAKEVGSDVHYAPDGLLPIGFTGRSLGVINDVLWKRIPETLPRHIRWVFALRQRASLESLTIPLSLSAFTRAEALALYGEGAARIRPTSLCAVDHHRFRPIRPDDGGEAAALADFRARHGLPEAFFLCVGNLMAHKNLAVALRAMARLPEDAVLAVVGHGDPGALSVAALAAGLGPGRVRCLGYLPDDDLPLVYRAAAAFVFPSRYEGFGLPLLEAMASGTPVAYAKAASLPEAAGTAGLPFAPDDDAALAAVLARLTAEPGLGREQIALGLARAATFSWQDCAQNVFDALIEAAGESDKRPKITIVTPSFNQAAYLEQTLTSVAGQQNAAVEHIVLDGGSSDATPDILLAWDGRLAFSRSAKDDGQTAALAEGFAMATGEVLGWLNSDDWLWSDDALNAVAEAFAKHPDAVMVTGDTVLTDADGKPVMIDMVLPSSRQMRYTMAVPQQSTFFRKSAYEAAGGMDTAFAYCMDFDLFERISRQGRIVRLPKVLAAFRLHPSAKTATWQEVFRRDLAACQHRHGSGLLHEIMIKLVSLEVRLGSVLAQLGAIVKGRRLPSHVNCRLEPLRAYARKKHGLAG
- a CDS encoding ABC transporter ATP-binding protein codes for the protein MSSETPVIDVRNVSKMYELYARPQDRLRQMLVPGGKKLYREHWALRDVSFTVSPGESFGIIGKNGAGKSTLLQILAGVLEPTGGEAILPERTTALLELGSGFKPEFTGRQNVFVNAAVLGIPRAEALARMDDIAAFADIGPHFDQPVRTYSSGMFLRLAFAVTTSLTPDVLIIDEALAVGDVFFRQKCYKRLEGLLSRGTVVVLVSHAMNDVAQFCRRGLLLEHGRVGYLGDAAAAVKRYMVGGGDYVPTSLGQTARDLNLPSEGPDGDGWPAEEAFLDLSGAAVAENDWAGCTHVAVCDASGRPCRSFEQGETVSIFCRYAVRHDLEVAVAGVELINDKRVIVFGKNTLQFDCDHALATPAGTALRARFDLKLDLAPGEYTFNLGFSALSVSDFERRASLPHEELESRATVISIVTRAGDFLVTFRSRDTTPVQLTHHGVANLPGQATLRLYGGEAAP
- a CDS encoding glycosyltransferase family 2 protein — its product is MARLSVAAVTPSYNQGQFIGRTIDSVLSQGVADLEYVVMDGGSTDETVAVLESYGDRLTFRSERDKGQPDAVNKGIAATTGEVIAWLNSDDVYMPGALQAVLEVFEEHPDVDVVYGDGDHIDVNDAFIEAYPVEPFDLERLKERCLICQPAAFVRRRAVERFGALDLRWQYTLDYEFWLRLAKGGAVFRYLPRKLAGSRFYPQTKTSGARLQVHAEINDMLRHTFGTTPDRWLCNYAHVLVEEQWGLTGSRLFTPAVALASLGASWRWNRSISPGLWRTTASWLTRGLIRPGGGPA
- a CDS encoding glycosyltransferase — encoded protein: MRQCWCGMGGLEPFGAEYMLCPGCGTLVSRVEDGERYGRDYWYDHQVADLGQPSIEVRARRDLPERCLGWLKFLLSACLPPGETLELGCAHGGFTALLSRAGFRARGLELDGSVARLAGETFGIEVLAGPLEEQAIAPGSLSAVVLMDVLEHLPDPVGLLRRVAELLAPGGVVLVQTPRFPAGASHERLLAEADPFTRMLLPAEHLYLFSQSAARALFTAAGLPHLRFGAALFPYDMLFLAGKETLADHDDAAFENALCARPDGRLTLAMLDLVRRAEAAEAEADRLCGGEAPVIGGLEGVVREMASGWVSEGRLPQLVNKALLRVGRVAWFWNKAVKYVLKERGRRAAPAAKATDKALVLVDLTPVLPGGDNGGAKLMTILLLHALRDMRPDWRFVCLTADAAHEELAHLDAPNVERVRASTLGRLRGLSHWRGQPVDLYFCPFTMPYFHHPDVPAVSVVYDLQYAAYPQFFAPDDEAGRERTFLTAARLAERLVCISEFTRQSVLAQGNVPPGRTATVPISLPRRLSRAAPEAVAAARARLGLGDARYFLYPANYWPHKNHRMLLTAFGMLAAGRTDDVRLVLTGADTGLRAELGQAAARLGLAERVTFAGYVSDEELSALMTGAAALVFPSLFEGFGMPLVEAMAVGTPIVCSDVTSLPEVGGEAALYFDPKRPDTMAAALARLLDEPGLAEGLVAKGRERLAAFGGPEDMARKYLDVFEEVLARPVSQSTAVRGLWADGWCGTRLFAAYGPAAHRQWLRATFALPAEAPSARVTVTALVAGRAVGKAQTLKPGGRAAFSLDLPPAGGCVEFLFDGARRGEGQGPGADRRRLSARCEELRLTDGARDVDLRYAGGSHGQA
- a CDS encoding ABC transporter permease, with amino-acid sequence MRTQSKVMVVRRPRGGSLWAGLAANLGPVAFARAFWRRRELLAAFTRIEFASRYHGAQLGALWSLVSPLVTLAVYTFVFSVVFKPSWAGADGGVAGYALILFAGLTAFEVFSGSVNRAPRLLSENVNFIKKVQFPLEILPVGLVLAACLESLAALSLVVLGVLVTTGSLHPTALLAPLAYIPLAMLTLGLCWLLAPVGVFLKDLGNIIGVAVQLLFFATPILYPLSAVPEPYRGLLALNPLYPVVDHLRRTIIYGQMPDWPALGLTTVICAVVMLAGYSFFTNVKRLFADVV